The Fibrobacter sp. UWR4 genome includes a window with the following:
- a CDS encoding aldo/keto reductase: MILDETFKLANGARIPKIALGTWQTPDDVAASAVVAAIDAGYKHIDTAAVYGNERGVGEGLAAALKKTGIHRESIFLTSKIPAEVKSYKGAEQSIQDSFERLATPHIDMMLIHWPKPWIEMKDPNAPTYYAENLQVWKAMEEANECGKIRCLGVSNFSIDDIKNIQDNCNVQPVVNQIRVHIGHVPLELIEFCRINNIRVEAYSPNATGRLSQVPAICEMAKKYNVSVPQLANRFCLQLNLVTLPKSTHAERIIENGKLDFEISADDMEQLLQMPEI, from the coding sequence ATGATTTTAGACGAAACTTTTAAATTGGCAAATGGCGCCCGTATTCCGAAAATTGCCCTAGGCACTTGGCAGACCCCCGATGACGTGGCCGCGTCTGCCGTAGTGGCAGCCATTGACGCAGGTTACAAGCATATCGATACTGCTGCTGTTTACGGTAACGAACGTGGGGTAGGCGAGGGTCTCGCCGCCGCTCTCAAGAAAACGGGCATCCACCGCGAAAGCATTTTCCTTACTTCCAAGATTCCCGCAGAAGTCAAGAGCTACAAGGGTGCCGAACAGAGCATTCAGGATAGTTTTGAACGCCTGGCCACACCCCATATTGACATGATGCTTATTCACTGGCCCAAGCCCTGGATAGAGATGAAGGATCCTAACGCACCCACCTACTATGCAGAAAATCTGCAGGTGTGGAAAGCCATGGAAGAAGCTAACGAATGTGGTAAGATTCGTTGCCTGGGTGTTTCCAATTTCAGCATTGACGATATCAAGAACATTCAGGACAATTGTAACGTTCAGCCGGTGGTAAACCAGATCCGAGTTCACATCGGTCACGTTCCTCTTGAGTTGATTGAATTCTGCCGTATCAACAACATCCGCGTGGAGGCTTATTCTCCCAATGCCACGGGTCGCCTGTCTCAAGTGCCTGCGATTTGTGAAATGGCCAAGAAATACAACGTCTCTGTTCCGCAGTTGGCAAACCGCTTCTGCCTCCAGCTGAATCTGGTCACTCTTCCCAAGTCCACTCACGCTGAACGCATTATCGAAAA